The DNA window AAGCCAAGAAAGGTTACTAAAAAGCGTTACCCTTCTCATGCCGCTTAATCGTTACCTATCTCTTGAAGTCATACCAAAAATCTATGTTAAATTTAGAAAATATAAGAGAAGTTCAAAATATTGCTAAAAAAACAATAGAACATGTTCAATTACAAACCAAAGAAGGAATGAGTGAAGAGGATATCAAAATTCTAGCTGAATCTTTCATGTTAAGTAATGGAATAAAAAAGTTTTGGTATTATAATGTTGGTGCTTTTGTTCTAGCGGGAAATAGATCCCTACTTTCAATCTCTGGAAAAGACTACGTTCCTTCTAAAGTTAAAGTCAAAAACGGAGAAGTCATTACTATTGATTTAAGTCCGGTTTTAAATAACACTTGGGGTGATTTTGCCAGAACTTTTTATATTGGTAAATCAAATAATGAGATTAACGAAGCTTTAGAATTTATAAAAAACCTTCATTTAATGTTTATCGATATTTATAATCATAATTTAGCTATTTCAATGATTCACAATGAATTATGCAAAAAAATTCAGAATAATGGTTTCGAACTTTTAGATTTTAGAAACAATTTCGGACATTCTATTGAAGAAGACATCACCTTAAGAAAATGGTTCGACTCAAATAATAATGAAAAATTCTCTACGTTAAAGTTTTTTACATTCGAACCTCATATTAAAAAGAAAGGTTCATCTTACGGGATTAAGCATGAGAATATTTATTATTATGATGGATCAAAATTAACCGAAGTATAATCTGGCCAGCGTATAACAGCTACTAACCGCTTCGCTTCGGGACTTACGCCCTCGCTCGGTCTGCGACACATAGGCTTTTGGCACTCCTCTTGCCTGCGCAAGCGTCGTGCCAATCCCTAACGTCCCTTCCGGGACTCAGGGTCAGCCTACGTCGGTTAGTCTAGTTCGTTATACGAAATGGCGGAAAATCTCAATAAATATAAAAAATAATAAATTAAACATTATTCTAATCATTTAATTATCTATATACTACGAATGTGCAGCATTAAAAATAACTTTCTAAATAATGTCGATGCTCCAAACAAAAATGAATTACATATTGAAACAACTCTATCTCCTACAGAGAAATTGGATCATTCTAATGCTTTCATACAATTTTCTTATTATAAAGATAGATCCGATAAGAAAGTAATACTTTTCCTTGAAAAAAGGAATCAAAATATTACCGTACCCGAATCGCTAAAATTTAAATGCGATGGATTTAACCTAAAACTTTCTGCGAATAACCCTGACTCTCGAAACACAGGTCAAGGACGAAATAAAACCATTAATGAAAGCCTTAGAACCTT is part of the Leptospira noumeaensis genome and encodes:
- a CDS encoding M24 family metallopeptidase; its protein translation is MLNLENIREVQNIAKKTIEHVQLQTKEGMSEEDIKILAESFMLSNGIKKFWYYNVGAFVLAGNRSLLSISGKDYVPSKVKVKNGEVITIDLSPVLNNTWGDFARTFYIGKSNNEINEALEFIKNLHLMFIDIYNHNLAISMIHNELCKKIQNNGFELLDFRNNFGHSIEEDITLRKWFDSNNNEKFSTLKFFTFEPHIKKKGSSYGIKHENIYYYDGSKLTEV